One Campylobacter concisus genomic window, CAAAACTAAAACGCGGCTTTAGAAGACAATTTACACGTGTAAAAGTCGTAAGTATCGCAGCTTAAGGAGATAAGATATGGCACACAAAAAAGGTCAGGGTTCAACCCAAAATAACCGTGATAGTATTGGACGCCGATTAGGTGTTAAGAAATTTGGTGGTGAGTTCGTTCGTGCTGGAAATATAATCATCCGCCAAAGAGGAACAGCAACTCACGCTGGAAATAACGTAGGTCTTGGCAAAGATCACACAATTTTTGCATTAGTCGATGGCTTTGTAAAATTTGAAAGACTTGATAAAAACAGAAAAAAAGTATCTGTTTATCCAGCTGCATAATCCTTGGGGCGAAAGCCCCTTTTTCTTTTAAATCCACTCAAAAATTTAATTTATCTTTTCTAATTCTTTGATTATTTTTCTAGCTCTATTTTTCCAAGTATTTTCACTTATACTTTCATAAGCATTTTTTGAAATTTTATTTAGCTCATCATTACTTAATGTCTTTATATAGTTAAATTTTTCTTCTAAACTTTTTTCATCTCCTGCTTCATACAAGAAACCATTTTTGCCATCTTTTACTATTTCAGCAACTGGCGGAAAATTTGGAGCTAAGACAACGTTTGAGTTTGCCATATACTCAAAAAGCTTTAGTGGAGTACTATAAAGAGAATAAGCACTTTTTACACTAGGTATTATCAAAATTGTATTGTTTTCAATGAGGCTTTTTACAACCTCATTTTGAGGCAACACCCCTTCAAAGCATACTAGATCTTCGATCTTTCTTTCTTTAAGAGTATTTTTTAAATTTATAAAACTATTTCCACTATTCTTACCATACAGCTCGAGTTTTATCCTAGTTTTTAAAGCAAAATCCAGCATCAAATCAAGGCCTTTCCATAACAAGAATGAGCCATAATAGTTTATACTTGAAAAATCAAAATCTTTCTTCTTAAAATCATAATCTTGCTTGCAACCGTTATAAACAACTGCCGATTTTGCTATTTGTAAGCCAAAAAATTTTCTAAGCTCATTTAGTGTACTGCTATTATGCGAAAAGACAAAATCAGAATTTTTTAGTATCTCTTTTTCCATATCATAAAGTGCTTTGTTGCCCAAAGTAAAACACTCATGCGCTTCAAATACAACCTTTTGATCGGGTATTTTATTTTCTAGTAAAAATTTAGCTATCTTTAAATGCCTTGTGTAAAATATTGCATCTTTATTTGAGTCGTTATTTATTATTTTTTTTAGAAAAAAGTTAAAAATTTTATTACTTTTTAAAAATAAAATCCTTTTTCTTACAAACAATATGTCATTAGCTTTTAATTTTAAAGAAAATTTCTCATTTACCTCATTTAAATTTAAAGGGGCTTGTGGTAAGACTAACTTAGCATCACAGATATTGCTAAGCTCAAAAAATGTATTTAGAATTGCTATCTCTCTTGCATTGCCTTGCGGAATTTGTTCTGGATATATGTAAAATAGTTTCATAAATCACTCCTTGTCTTTGCACAAAACACTATAAAAAGACCAAGCATTACATAAAGATGAGTAAAGTATATGGTCTCAAATAGTCCTCTAAATATATAAGTGCAAAGTATGCTTCCAAATATTGCTATATAAAATTTGTTGTTTGACAAATACCTTTTAAAGGAAACAAAAAGCATATAAAAAACAAGCGCAACAAAAAAAGCAGTACCTACTACACCGTAATGATAATACTGACCAATAAATACTGGCTCGTCATGATGTGGGTACTTGGTTCCGTCAGCACCTATACCAGTTGGGCCAAGGTCGTCATTGTTAATATTTTTATCATTTAAAAATTTAGTATATTGCTTACCACCAAAACCTATGCCTATATAAGCTCTATCAGAGCTAAAAAGAAGCGGTAATCTTTTTGTTAAAATATCTACTCTACCAGAAGTATAAAATCCTTGTGAAATCTTAAATTGCAAAAGCGTGGAGTTATAGTAGATGCAAGCAGAGGCAACAAGTAAAATTGAGCAAATTATTATAACTTTTTTATTAAAAAGATCAATTTTTTCCTTCTTAGATATTAAAATCAACATAACTACTAAGCTCAAAGCAAGTGCAAGCCATGAACCTCTTGCTCCTGTAAGTAAAATAAAAATTAAGCCAATGATGATATTAAAAATAGTAATAAAAAATTTATAAAAATTATTTTTTATATAAAATAGTGATATCAAAGAAAAAATGAATAAATTATCAAAGAAACTTGAATAAAATCTGTCTATAGGCTGCCGAACCAGCTGCGGGTCTTGTAAATTTAAGAGAGTATATTCTTCTATTCCTTTTACAAAAAAATGTAAATTGTCTAAACTTAAAGCTACAACCATGGCAAAAAACAACCATTTTGAATTTTTATAACTACCATCATGCCAAAGGAGAATAATAAAAATAAATACAAAAGCTCGTTTAAATTCACTAAATGCTGAAAAAAATGAATTCTGGGTAGTGTCATAAGGAAAAATTGATATTCCAAAAACATATAAATTTAGCAAAATAAAAAGCAGCAATATAGTTTTATTGTTTTTTATATTATTTTTTATATTTTCTAATGTATTTTTAGTATTAATAATAAAAAGAATCATAGTTGAAAATAGAGCCAAATATATACCTAAATTCTTCACAGCAGTAATATGTTCGTTATATTGACCTATCAAAAAAAGAGATAAGAAAAATAAAATAGCTCTTTTTAAAAATATTATTAATTTTGGCTTATTTCGAATTATCATTTAAAACTTCTTCATAAATTTTTTGTACATCATCAGTAATTTTATCCCAGGAAAAATTCTCTTCACACATTTTTCTAGCGTTTGTAATAATTTTTAATTTATCCGAATCCTTTAAATTTAAAATATACCCCTTTATATTTTTAGCAAAATTCTCAAACTCAAAAAGCTTACAATTTTCACCATCCAGCATATACTCTTTACTACCACCACCTGCTCTTGCTATAACAAAACTCTCACAGCTCATGGCCTCTATGCCAACCATACAAAACGACTCTTTGTCATTTAAAGGGATGATTGTAAAGTCAAAGTCATTATATGCGGCGTGAACTTTATCTGGTGAGATATTGTCAAGAAATTCTATATTGTTTAGATTGTATTCTTTTATCTTTTTAACAAGACTTTTGTAGTATTCATAATTATCTTTTCTTTTAATTATTTCACCTATTATTTTAAAATTGTACTTAGGTAAATTTTTAAATTCTCTTGCTAGTTCGATCATATATTCAACATTTTTTTGGCTAACTATTCTTCCCACAAAACCAATAATAATTTTTTTATCTTTTTTAAAATTTATTTTTTTAAATTTATCTATATCTACACCAT contains:
- the rpmA gene encoding 50S ribosomal protein L27, with translation MAHKKGQGSTQNNRDSIGRRLGVKKFGGEFVRAGNIIIRQRGTATHAGNNVGLGKDHTIFALVDGFVKFERLDKNRKKVSVYPAA
- a CDS encoding glycosyltransferase family 4 protein; protein product: MKLFYIYPEQIPQGNAREIAILNTFFELSNICDAKLVLPQAPLNLNEVNEKFSLKLKANDILFVRKRILFLKSNKIFNFFLKKIINNDSNKDAIFYTRHLKIAKFLLENKIPDQKVVFEAHECFTLGNKALYDMEKEILKNSDFVFSHNSSTLNELRKFFGLQIAKSAVVYNGCKQDYDFKKKDFDFSSINYYGSFLLWKGLDLMLDFALKTRIKLELYGKNSGNSFINLKNTLKERKIEDLVCFEGVLPQNEVVKSLIENNTILIIPSVKSAYSLYSTPLKLFEYMANSNVVLAPNFPPVAEIVKDGKNGFLYEAGDEKSLEEKFNYIKTLSNDELNKISKNAYESISENTWKNRARKIIKELEKIN
- a CDS encoding O-antigen ligase family protein, encoding MIIRNKPKLIIFLKRAILFFLSLFLIGQYNEHITAVKNLGIYLALFSTMILFIINTKNTLENIKNNIKNNKTILLLFILLNLYVFGISIFPYDTTQNSFFSAFSEFKRAFVFIFIILLWHDGSYKNSKWLFFAMVVALSLDNLHFFVKGIEEYTLLNLQDPQLVRQPIDRFYSSFFDNLFIFSLISLFYIKNNFYKFFITIFNIIIGLIFILLTGARGSWLALALSLVVMLILISKKEKIDLFNKKVIIICSILLVASACIYYNSTLLQFKISQGFYTSGRVDILTKRLPLLFSSDRAYIGIGFGGKQYTKFLNDKNINNDDLGPTGIGADGTKYPHHDEPVFIGQYYHYGVVGTAFFVALVFYMLFVSFKRYLSNNKFYIAIFGSILCTYIFRGLFETIYFTHLYVMLGLFIVFCAKTRSDL
- a CDS encoding glycosyltransferase family 4 protein, whose translation is MKNFEGLPNAKIYKVIKNGVDIDKFKKINFKKDKKIIIGFVGRIVSQKNVEYMIELAREFKNLPKYNFKIIGEIIKRKDNYEYYKSLVKKIKEYNLNNIEFLDNISPDKVHAAYNDFDFTIIPLNDKESFCMVGIEAMSCESFVIARAGGGSKEYMLDGENCKLFEFENFAKNIKGYILNLKDSDKLKIITNARKMCEENFSWDKITDDVQKIYEEVLNDNSK